A genomic window from Punica granatum isolate Tunisia-2019 chromosome 2, ASM765513v2, whole genome shotgun sequence includes:
- the LOC116193475 gene encoding zinc finger protein MAGPIE — translation MGISEGMAEDQTISPINGFIHNPITTGSSTNPAAAPAIKKKRNLPGTPDPDAEVIALSPKTLMATNRFLCEICGKGFQRDQNLQLHRRGHNLPWKLKQRSSKEPRKRVYVCPEKSCVHHHPSRALGDLTGIKKHFCRKHGEKKWKCEKCSKRYAVQSDWKAHSKTCGTREYRCDCGTLFSRRDSFITHRAFCDALAEETARVNAASSMLNPPTTVAYPFMGSSLCPTLISSQNFSSIFKPISTSADLTNAMEQTRPTGLSLWMDQPPSQAHHEPNWLDQIHRLSSSNVPPLMSSCSNPPPLNQGYHLSQLLSVPSLYSTQQHIAPQAPNMSATALLQKAAQIGAATSTTTGSELSFVVSGLGSKFDSNSMGSQFQDCGDNNKFSGLYGPSNSTLTSLGSDQSVLESSSNGICTLTTLPIYPPAKRRNTQMEANSAGGGQTRDFLGVGVHTICNTSTING, via the exons ATGGGCATAAGTGAAGGCATGGCAGAAGATCAAACAATCTCACCGATTAATGGTTTCATTCATAATCCGATCACTACTGGATCCAGCACTAATCCAGCAGCAGCTCCGGCTatcaagaagaagagaaacctCCCAGGAACCCCAG ATCCGGATGCTGAAGTTATCGCTTTGTCACCGAAGACCCTGATGGCCACAAATCGATTCCTGTGCGAAATATGCGGGAAAGGGTTTCAGAGGGACCAGAACCTGCAGCTCCACCGCCGTGGACACAACCTTCCTTGGAAGCTCAAGCAGAGGAGCAGTAAGGAACCCAGGAAACGAGTTTATGTTTGCCCCGAGAAGTCCTGCGTTCACCACCACCCCTCGAGGGCGCTCGGGGATCTGACCGGCATAAAGAAGCACTTTTGCAGGAAGCATGGCGAGAAGAAGTGGAAGTGCGAGAAGTGCTCTAAGAGGTATGCCGTGCAGTCAGACTGGAAGGCCCACTCCAAGACTTGTGGCACCAGGGAATACAGATGTGATTGCGGCACCCTATTTTCCAG GCGAGATAGCTTCATTACCCACCGAGCCTTTTGTGACGCCTTAGCGGAAGAAACTGCAAGAGTCAATGCGGCATCGAGCATGTTAAACCCTCCCACCACCGTTGCCTACCCTTTCATGGGCTCTTCACTGTGCCCCACATTAATATCGTCTCAAAACTTCTCCTCAATTTTCAAACCAATCTCAACCAGCGCTGATCTAACCAACGCTATGGAACAAACCCGCCCCACAGGTCTCTCTCTGTGGATGGACCAGCCCCCTTCCCAAGCCCACCATGAACCAAATTGGCTGGATCAAATTCACCGGCTCAGCTCATCGAATGTTCCTCCATTGATGAGTTCGTGCTCGAACCCTCCTCCATTGAATCAGGGCTATCATTTGAGTCAACTCTTGAGCGTTCCTTCCTTATATAGCACTCAACAACACATTGCCCCTCAGGCACCAAACATGTCTGCCACGGCTTTACTACAAAAGGCCGCACAGATCGGTGCTGCAACATCAACTACCACTGGTTCTGAACTTTCTTTCGTAGTAAGTGGACTGGGGTCGAAATTTGACAGCAATAGTATGGGATCTCAATTTCAAGACTGTGGTGATAATAACAAGTTTTCCGGGTTGTATGGACCATCTAATTCGACACTGACCAGTCTTGGAAGCGATCAAAGTGTGCTGGAGAGCTCCTCAAATGGCATCTGCACTTTGACCACATTACCCATTTACCCGCCAGCCAAGCGCCGCAACACACAAATGGAGGCCAACAGTGCAGGAGGAGGGCAAACTAGGGATTTCTTGGGTGTTGGTGTCCATACCATCTGTAACACTTCAACAATAAATGGATAA
- the LOC116194275 gene encoding NAC domain-containing protein 73-like — protein sequence MTWCSDQKTGQDDDQSRETSSVDPSSPSKTKEQPAAIANAKSSHQLHHHQPPNIPVRTCPSCGHEINLINDQGGGINELPGLPAGVKFDPMDQELLEHLEGKVRSDQRKLHRLIDEFIPTLEGENGICYTHPEKLPGVSKNGQIRHFFHRPSKAYTTGNRKRRKVHTDNDDQAGGETRWHKTGKTRPVFGKGELKGFKKILVLYTNYGKQRKPEKTNWVMHQYHLGDNEEEKDGELVVSKVFYQTQPRQCGNNNHNNHNNINSNLGVGKGSSMGVGSKMNGTVTPEGSHCLKNQAVVEYFNSPFISFDQGTQNRGNSQQMLPHFAVHDGSSLVPN from the exons ATGACTTGGTGCAGTGATCAGAAGACGGGACAAGATGATGACCAGTCAAGGGAGACAAGTTCTGTTGATCCATCTTCCCCATCAAAGACCAAGGAGCAGCCTGCAGCCATTGCTAATGCTAAAAGCTCTCATCAACTTCATCACCATCAGCCTCCTAATATCCCAGTCAGAACTTGTCCTTCTTGTGGCCATGAGATCAACCTCATCAATGATCAG GGTGGAGGGATTAATGAATTGCCGGGGCTGCCGGCGGGAGTGAAGTTTGATCCGATGGACCAAGAGTTGCTAGAGCACTTAGAGGGGAAGGTGAGGTCTGATCAGCGCAAGCTTCACCGCCTCATTGATGAATTCATCCCCACCCTCGAAGGAGAGAACGGAATCTGCTACACGCACCCAGAGAAATTGCCAG GAGTGAGCAAAAACGGGCAGATCCGCCACTTCTTCCACCGGCCCTCCAAAGCCTACACGACTGGTAACCGGAAACGGAGGAAGGTCCACACTGACAATGATGATCAAGCCGGTGGCGAGACAAGGTGGCACAAGACTGGAAAGACGAGGCCCGTGTTCGGGAAAGGAGAGCTCAAGGGCTTTAAGAAGATCCTTGTGCTCTACACCAATTATGGCAAGCAAAGAAAGCCCGAGAAGACAAACTGGGTCATGCACCAATATCACCTTGGCGACAACGAAGAAGAGAAAGATGGGGAGTTGGTGGTTTCCAAGGTTTTCTATCAAACACAACCTAGACAATGTGGGAACAACAACCATAACAATCATAACAACATTAATAGCAATCTAGGGGTTGGAAAGGGTTCTTCAATGGGTGTTGGGTCGAAGATGAATGGGACAGTGACGCCTGAGGGTTCCCATTGTTTGAAGAATCAAGCTGTGGTGGAGTACTTCAATTCCCCTTTCATATCTTTTGATCAAGGAACACAAAATAGGGGCAATTCTCAGCAGATGTTGCCTCATTTTGCTGTACATGACGGGTCCTCTCTCGTACCAAACTAA
- the LOC116196438 gene encoding receptor-like protein kinase HSL1, producing the protein MPLLVLLLLLLAGLLLSPPQALSLNQDGLYLLQAKRGLSDPLGALSSWNPRDAAPCNWTGVVCDPASAGRVYSVDLHSSQLAGPFPIILCRLPYLSSLNLSDNFINSSLPSDISTCQKLTDLDLSMNLLVGSVPGSLSKLPNLRNLDLSYNSFTEIEPGLGEAPRLESLLVVYNLLNSTLPAFLGNISTLKILKLPYNPFTPGPLPSQLSNLTQLEVLWLSGCNLVGEIPDSLEKLTRLTNLDLCMNRLTGPVPSSLTGLRSIYQIELYNNSLSGELPSGWSNSTTLRRFDVSTNQLSGTIPADLCDLPLSSLNLFENRFVGPLPEGIARSKNLYELKLFNNQLSGPLPSDLGKNSPLQSLDLSYNQFSGQIPENLCAHRQLEDLVLIYNNFLGPIPSDLGQCTSLNRIRLKHNKLSGSVPDGLWGLPHVSLFQIAENALSGQVSNLITGAYNLSVLDISNNLFSGSIPDGIGSLRRLVELYGSSNNLSGQIPDSMVNLMELSTLDFSNNELSGEIPDGIKAWKMLNELNLANNRLSGQIPEEIGSLPVLNYLDLSGNYFSGKIPLELQNLKLNALNLSNNQLSGDLPPMYAKDVYRNSFLGNPGLCGDLPGLCPRRVENRNFKYLWMLSLIFVLAAIVFVIGVAWFCCKYRTFKKSTKKGMTISKWRSFHKLGFSELEIANCLREDNVIGSGASGKVYKVELSNGEVVAVKKLRKATKREDEMFGSEKDGFQVEVETLGKIRHKNIVRLWCCFNNGDCKMLVYEYMPNGSLGDMLHGLKGGSLDWPLRYKIALDAAEGLSYLHHDCLPPIVHRDVKSNNILLDGEFGAKVADFGLAKIVKVGKGDESMSVIAGSYGYIAPEYAYTLRVNEKSDIYSFGVVILELVTGRPPIDPAFGEKDLVKWVCATLDQKGPDQVIDPKISPVHWKEVCRVLDVGIHCTNSLPINRPSMRKVVKMLQEAGGGNSKESTTKKDGKLSPYYYEDAFDP; encoded by the exons ATGCCACTGCTtgtccttcttcttctgctgctCGCCGGTCTGCTTCTCTCTCCGCCGCAGGCCCTGTCCCTGAACCAAGACGGTCTCTACCTCCTCCAGGCCAAGCGCGGTCTCTCCGACCCCTTGGGCGCCCTCTCCTCCTGGAACCCCCGCGACGCCGCGCCCTGCAACTGGACCGGCGTCGTGTGTGACCCCGCCTCCGCTGGCAGAGTCTACTCTGTCGACCTCCACAGCTCGCAGCTCGCCGGTCCCTTCCCCATCATCCTCTGCCGCCTTCCCTACCTCTCTTCCCTCAACCTCTCCGACAACTTCATCAACTCCTCCCTCCCCTCCGACATCTCCACCTGCCAGAAACTCACCGACCTCGACCTCTCCATGAATCTTCTCGTCGGCTCCGTCCCGGGATCCCTCTCCAAGCTCCCCAATCTCCGGAACTTGGACCTCTCCTACAACAGCTTCACCG AGATCGAACCGGGTCTCGGAGAGGCCCCGCGGCTCGAGTCGCTATTGGTCGTGTACAACCTCCTCAACAGCACTCTGCCCGCCTTCCTCGGCAACATCTCGACCCTCAAGATTCTCAAGCTCCCTTACAATCCGTTCACTCCGGGCCCACTCCCGAGCCAACTAAGTAACTTGACCCAGCTCGAGGTCCTCTGGCTCAGCGGCTGCAACCTCGTCGGTGAAATCCCAGACAGCCTCGAGAAACTGACCCGCCTTACCAACCTCGACCTTTGTATGAACCGGCTCACTGGTCCAGTCCCGAGTTCACTTACGGGGCTGAGAAGTATATACCAGATTGAGCTGTATAACAACTCTCTGTCTGGCGAGTTGCCATCGGGATGGTCCAACTCGACGACCCTAAGAAGGTTCGATGTGTCCACGAATCAGTTGAGTGGGACGATCCCTGCCGATCTCTGTGATTTGCCTTTGAGTTCGCTCAACTTGTTCGAAAACCGGTTTGTAGGGCCCTTGCCGGAGGGAATAGCTCGGTCCAAGAATCTGTACGAGCTTAAGCTATTCAACAACCAACTCAGCGGCCCCCTCCCAAGTGACCTCGGGAAGAACTCGCCACTTCAGAGCCTCGACCTGTCCTACAACCAGTTTTCGGGTCAAATCCCCGAGAACTTGTGCGCGCACCGGCAGTTGGAGGATCTCGTGCTGATCTATAACAACTTCTTGGGTCCGATACCTTCCGATTTGGGTCAATGCACAAGCCTCAATCGTATCCGTTTGAAGCACAATAAGTTGTCCGGATCAGTGCCTGACGGTTTATGGGGATTGCCCCATGTATCTCTCTTCCAAATCGCAGAGAATGCACTCTCTGGGCAAGTCTCAAATTTGATCACCGGCGCTTACAATCTCTCCGTTCTGGATATATCGAACAATCTCTTTTCTGGTTCCATACCTGATGGAATTGGCTCATTACGAAGACTTGTGGAACTTTACGGTAGTAGTAACAACCTCTCGGGACAAATTCCAGACAGCATGGTCAATTTGATGGAGCTGAGCACGCTGGATTTCAGCAATAATGAATTGTCAGGGGAGATTCCTGATGGGATTAAGGCATGGAAGATGCTAAATGAGCTCAACTTGGCAAACAACAGATTGTCAGGCCAAATTCCAGAAGAAATCGGAAGCTTGCCCGTGCTTAACTATCTTGATCTTTCCGGGAATTATTTTTCAGGAAAAATCCCGCTCGAGTTACAAAACCTGAAGCTCAACGCGCTAAACCTGTCAAACAATCAGCTCTCAGGTGACCTCCCACCAATGTACGCAAAAGACGTCTACAGAAACAGCTTCCTGGGCAATCCCGGACTGTGTGGTGATCTACCCGGTCTCTGCCCTAGGAGGGTCGAAAACAGGAACTTTAAGTACTTATGGATGCTAAGCTTGATTTTTGTGCTTGCGGCCATTGTTTTCGTGATCGGAGTGGCATGGTTCTGCTGCAAATACCGGACCTTCAAGAAATCGACCAAGAAAGGGATGACGATCTCAAAGTGGAGATCCTTCCACAAGCTGGGCTTCAGTGAGCTCGAAATTGCCAACTGCCTCAGGGAAGATAATGTGATCGGCAGCGGAGCTTCAGGGAAAGTCTACAAAGTCGAGTTGAGTAACGGGGAAGTAGTCGCAGTGAAGAAGTTGCGGAAGGCAACTAAGAGAGAGGATGAAATGTTTGGATCCGAGAAAGATGGGTTCCAAGTCGAGGTCGAGACTCTAGGAAAGATTCGACATAAGAATATCGTAAGATTGTGGTGCTGCTTTAACAATGGAGATTGCAAGATGTTGGTCTACGAGTACATGCCGAATGGGAGCTTAGGGGACATGTTGCACGGACTTAAAGGAGGTTCCCTGGACTGGCCCTTAAGGTACAAGATAGCACTCGATGCAGCCGAGGGTCTGTCATACTTGCACCACGACTGTCTCCCCCCGATCGTTCACAGGGATGTGAAGTCGAATAATATTCTGCTGGATGGAGAGTTTGGGGCTAAAGTTGCAGATTTTGGGCTGGCCAAGATCGTTAAAGTCGGGAAGGGTGATGAGTCGATGTCAGTAATCGCCGGATCTTATGGTTATATTGCACCAG AATATGCCTACACTCTCAGAGTGAACGAAAAGAGCGACATATATAGCTTCGGAGTCGTCATTCTCGAATTAGTGACAGGGAGACCTCCAATCGATCCGGCATTTGGGGAGAAAGACTTGGTGAAATGGGTCTGCGCCACGCTAGACCAGAAAGGACCCGATCAAGTGATCGACCCCAAAATCAGTCCCGTTCACTGGAAAGAAGTGTGCAGGGTACTTGATGTCGGCATCCATTGCACGAATTCCCTACCCATAAACCGCCCCTCGATGCGGAAGGTAGTGAAGATGCTGCAGGAAGCAGGCGGGGGGAATAGCAAAGAGAGTACTACCAAGAAGGACGGGAAGCTCTCGCCATACTACTACGAGGACGCTTTTGATCCATAA
- the LOC116194179 gene encoding protein DMP7: MEATQENQQPLLPESVAPSMVPRKQPKTPAQRAMRKTFKGTAHLANLLPTGTVLVFQILSPVLTDQGRCPTAASWGMTLCLIGLSAISCFVCSFTDSIRDSRGKVRYGLATFRGIYIMDASVVLSPEETAKYRLRLIDFFHAFMTSMVFGAVTLFDRNVVKCFYPEPSEDARELLVEVPVCIGIVCSLFFIAFPTKRHGIGFPLSRE; encoded by the exons ATGGAGGCGACTCAAGAGAACCAGCAGCCCTTGTTGCCGGAAAGTGTTGCGCCGTCGATGGTGCCTAGAAAACAACCTAAGACGCCTGCTCAGAGAGCCATGAGGAAAACCTTCAAAGGGACTGCTCACTTAGCCAACCTCCTTCCAACGGGGACTGTCCTTGTGTTCCAGATATTGTCTCCGGTGCTCACCGACCAGGGCAGGTGCCCCACGGCGGCTAGCTGGGGCATGACACTCTGCCTGATAGGTCTATCTGCGATCTCGTGCTTCGTCTGCTCCTTCACTGACAGCATTCGGGATTCGAGGGGCAAG GTTAGATATGGACTTGCTACATTTAGAGGGATATACATCATGGACGCTTCTGTGGTGTTATCGCCCGAGGAAACGGCCAAATACAGACTGAGGTTGATAGATTTCTTCCACGCATTCATGACGTCCATGGTTTTCGGGGCGGTCACCCTGTTCGACCGTAATGTGGTGAAGTGCTTCTACCCTGAACCATCGGAGGACGCTCGGGAGTTGCTGGTGGAGGTGCCTGTTTGCATTGGAATAGTATGCAGCCTCTTCTTCATAGCCTTCCCGACCAAGCGCCACGGGATCGGCTTCCCCCTCTCTAGGGAGTAG